A window of the Equus przewalskii isolate Varuska chromosome 10, EquPr2, whole genome shotgun sequence genome harbors these coding sequences:
- the BIRC5 gene encoding baculoviral IAP repeat-containing protein 5, whose translation MGAPSLPPAWQLYLKDHRVSTFKNWPFLEGCACTPERMAAAGFIHCPTENEPDLAQCFFCFKELEGWEPDDDPIEEHKKHSSGCAFLSVKKQFEELTLSEFLKLDKERAKNKIAKETNNKQKEFEETAKKVRYAIEQLAALE comes from the exons ATGGGCGCCCCGTCGTTGCCCCCAGCCTGGCAGCTGTATCTCAAGGACCACCGCGTCTCTACCTTCAAGAACTGGCCCTTCTTGGAGGGCTGCGCCTGCACTCCGGAGCGG ATGGCGGCGGCCGGCTTCATCCACTGTCCCACTGAGAACGAGCCCGACTTGGCGCAGTGTTTCTTCTGCTTCAAGGAGCTGGAAGGCTGGGAGCCAGATGACGACCCCAT AGAGGAACATAAAAAGCATTCATCCGGCTGTGCTTTCCTGTCTGTCAAGAAGCAGTTTGAAGAATTAACCCTCAGTGAATTTTTGAAACTGGACAAAGAAAGAGCCAAGAACAAAATT gcaaaggaaaccaacaataagcagaaagaatttgaagaaactGCAAAGAAAGTTCGCTATGCCATTGAGCAGCTGGCTGCCTTGGAGTGA